TACTACTTATTTCCTTAATACATGAACAAGAATAACAAAATGTTACGTAGAATTTCAATACTACATTACTCTATTAACAATGTAAATTTGTGAGACATTTCATCTAAATAAGTTACATATGTATATCTACAGAGAGTATTTTCAGCCAGTCTCACGGCTTACTGATAAGTAGCTGATAGCGtactttatgaataaatattgcaGCGATATGACCACGTCTACCACTTCACAAACGGTAATTTCTTATAGATGTGACATAAAAGGTACCAAAAATACTGTCGCGGTTAAGCTAACCATGACTTATCCAGGAGTGGTGAAACTGGCCGTACGAATGGAAGAATGACAGCTACTATTGTATCTGGAAGTATACTATATACTTAGTATActtactacaaaatatttacactgAATTCAACGTCTATAACGCTAAGTTTAACAGTACTTATATGAttctatttacttatatttactaTACCTAAAGCTCCGTTCATATCTAAAACACTTAAGAAGTTTGTGCTAGAATCCACGTTTTTGAGCCTAAAATCCTAGGTGAAATCGTTCGTTCTTGTTTTTCCAAAGcaatattttggtttttaaatgCATATGAGCAACTTTTTACTAGGCAAGAAGGGCTCGAGGATCGAATATTTTggcaaatttcaataaaatgcatgttcgtgTCAATTCAGGTAGGCGTAGAGCGGTGTTAAGAGTTAAGTCCTTCACACTGAACAAGTGCGgtttgggaactttgcataAGCTCAacaacgattttttttacagttagaacaaataattgttatttcttatacacacttCGTAATTACATTGATGTGTTAGGTTCGAACGAAAGGTAGTGTTAgaccattcggctatcactgctaataAACATACATTGCAAAACGTTTTAAAGTTATGCTGCACAAAAGCTAAGATATGTACGGAGCTTAAATCAGTCAGTACTACTAATTAGAATGccaaaataaacttaaagttAATCAGCGTGAGTAGCAGGTACAGTGAGCCGAGCGTCACCGTGGTTCCCGTGACCACGGCTACTGTGTAGTAGTGGTTCAAGTCTCCCACCGGCACTGACCAGGTAAGTGGAGTGTCCGAGTACtggaataaagaaaataatatgttaattttttgGTGTTTTAACAAACAATGATAAACATAGGAGTATTGGGATGACgactgatttatattttttagtccGTGTAGCagattgtgaaaaataatagcacatttttttattacgcaTTTGACGTGGCACTTGGTGGGATTTCAATCTATAATCTATATCTATTGGAAGCACATCACCAAAGGTATTATTAAGCAATTGGCCGTCCATTGATTACGTGATTTCATTTTTGggctttttaataataaaaatataaagaccCCCTCCCCCCTGTTGAAACTCACGTGATTAATGGACGGtccctaaaaataataatcaatccTAATTGTTATCAGAAATTAGTAAGACTTGACAGAAACTAGACTAACTAGACAAAAGATAGGTCTATGCTCTTATAAGTATAAGAGCATAGAACTATCATATAAGTTTTAAGTTATGTTGCTTACCAGTTGGAAAGGTATTTCCTTCCAGCTGCACTTCTCTCTAGCATTACATAGAAACTTGGCCGGCTTGAATGGTTGCTCGCACACATCCAGTCTGTTGTCCGGACAACGCATGTACAACTGCGGCGGCTCGATGTCGTTGAGGGCATAACTAGAATGGAAATAAACACCAAGTTACAATgggtaagtaaataaaatcgctaaatatacatttaaccTTAAGAATATCTAGTCAGAGTACAGAAACTATTTGCAATTTCCgtgtggtttaggtcaccacgccgcaaccgttgcgtcgggaggtcgtgggttcgattcccacacgggacaattatttgtgcgatccacaaataattgttttgggtctggttgtgctttgtgtccgttgcttgtatgtttgtaaaagtccccgcgacacaagagcaattcttagtgcgggagtgaTCTTTTTAAGAAATTAAGAAGAAATCAAACATGATATCAATCCAACTCCTGAGCTCCACAACAATCCAATTTGACTGCCTCTCTGGCGAagtagtttaggtcgccatgccacTTCCATTGTGTCGgtaggtcatgggttcgattcccacacggaacaattatttgtgcgagccacaaattattgtttcgagtctggttgtacttagtgtccgttgtttgtatgtctgtaaaagtcctccgacacaagagcaatccttagtgTGGGAATTGTCTTTTGAAAACAGTGGTAAATGTGTTATAATATGTTGATGACCCATTTGCCACTAGTTTGAAAAGACAAACAGCTCAGCCTCAACTGGCAGACCTGCCATtcattattcaattaataataccctaaaaaaatataataattattaatcttACCCTCCTCCCACACTAGCTCGGTGATATCTAGCGTGCACTGGCAGCCATGTAGTAGTCTTGGGACCATATAACTTCTTAACAATGTATGCATTCAGTGGTTCTGCTTGATCAGCCGGCagttctatgttggtcttcttTGATATAGCGTTTAActgaaagtataaaaaaaagaagaataattaTGATGATGTATTTTGGAGTTGTGTAGTTAGTAGACTTGactgataattttattaggtaaacattaattatttataaaaatatttgtcacaaATCTCAAAAAGGAAAggtttaagaaaataacaatatgaATGAGTGTGCCAACACAAACAGTCcgaaaattatatcaaaaggTGGTCAGATAGCACCGAAAATCTCCAAATTTTTATAATGTGAGAGATCATTTcaagttgttattttaaaaagcaaacaATATATAAGCAATGGCATATGtgtaaactataatatatacagCAGTGTCAGAAATGGTACAGAGCATCACttaatatttctatattcaactttcaataaaacaaaaattacatttatcatTCAATACTTACTCTATTAACCCTCTTCAATTCACTAAGTTCATCATTATTGGTGTAAATGCCTGATGGCAAGGACTGAAAGAGGCCGATGACACAGTCAGTGTACGGAAACACTTGCGGAGAAGCTTCATTGACGAGTGTGCCTAT
This genomic stretch from Anticarsia gemmatalis isolate Benzon Research Colony breed Stoneville strain chromosome 13, ilAntGemm2 primary, whole genome shotgun sequence harbors:
- the PIG-X gene encoding phosphatidylinositol glycan anchor biosynthesis class X — its product is MFHNKHLTVFFIGFGLLSSIGGLSACKFSVVINQELSLEGFHRNLTYKITIGTLVNEASPQVFPYTDCVIGLFQSLPSGIYTNNDELSELKRVNRLNAISKKTNIELPADQAEPLNAYIVKKLYGPKTTTWLPVHARYHRASVGGGYALNDIEPPQLYMRCPDNRLDVCEQPFKPAKFLCNAREKCSWKEIPFQLYSDTPLTWSVPVGDLNHYYTVAVVTGTTVTLGSLYLLLTLINFKFILAF